One genomic window of Equus caballus isolate H_3958 breed thoroughbred chromosome 6, TB-T2T, whole genome shotgun sequence includes the following:
- the CFAP65 gene encoding cilia- and flagella-associated protein 65 has product MLFQAAPSPLKRTRGSGDYTMNSGSCQSTSTIAVPTIVGSSVAMSACSSTVSVRPTSDMDTQICFPKKQDKVRKRVVWGIEVAEELEWKGWELGKETTKNLVLKNLSLQIQKMKYRPPKTKFFFTVIPQPIFLSPGITLTLPIIFRPLEEKEYMDQLWFEKAEGMFCVDLRATLPCHNLICPPSLQLPMCAVGDTAEAWFCLDNVGDLPTFFTWEVPSPFQMLPATGLLEPGQASQIKVTIQPLMAIIYEAEATCWYGEGSKQKSSIQLQAVAKCAQLLVSIKQKRPEDQDVEGFQKVLHFGSVAVGCTAERQIKLYNPSVVSAPFRIEMAPDMLAKDQAFSCPTAHGIVPPGEKKCVSVFFHPETLDVRTMDYLSIMPSGCASQTLLKVVGFCRGPAVSLQHYCVNFSWVNLRERSEQSLWIENKSDCTAHFQFAIDCQESVFSIRPTFGTLVGKARMTLHCTFQPAHPIIYFRRVACLIHHQDPLFLDLIGTCHSDSTKPAILRPQHLSWYRTHLVRGLTLYPPDILGIMLREKKLEQDRNGALMIPTEDLEDMPALQYPFIPPMTEYFFDGTNDMAIFPPPVSIEPIEVDFGACPGPKDPSPVPLCLVNHTKGKITVVWTHRSDCPFWVTPNTCDVPPLKSTAMRLHFQPPYPNTLYAVELEAFAIYKVLQSYNNIEEDCTVCPSWCLTLRARGHSYCTALEHHIPQCSLDAPKLFPAVPASEPSYRSLLLINRGSMLLTFNLAPKSSSDIFLRPSSGLVAPGAHQIFLICTYPKGNAWKQHIFYLQFNFCPQYLKEVSMQSREEPLQLKLDTCRSVFFKPTWVGCSSTSLFTFRNPSRLPLEFEWRVSQQHRKMLAVQPARGLIQPNESLTLTWTFSPLEETKYLFQVGMWVWEAGLPPNTKPPATTHYMLRLVGMGITSSLSAKEKELDFGNMLVNSKQSRLLVLLNEGSCTLYYRLFLEQGSPEVVGDDPLALQLDRMEGSVPPRSQDTICLTACPKHRSQYSWTISYSPLSHRDNKVGEKQELCRVFLTAVYPLLSVLDACSMGSAEGITRKHLWRLFSLDTLNSYLERDPTPWELTYKVPTRHSTNQIPPVFTPLKLTFNFGAAPIEAPPSVALLALKNSGVVPLDWAFLFPSDQQIDLELWAEQAEFDATELHQMRVQDNCIFSISPKAGSLSPGQEQIVEFKYSHLFIGTDRLPVLFKVSYGREILLNFIGVTVKLEQKYVHFTSTSHQFTPVPIGDTLPPRQIYELYNGGSVPVRYEIQTNILSQVQEKNFNHPIFCCLNPQGEIQPGTTARVLWIFSPIEAKTYSVDVPIHILGWNSAIICFQGVGYDPHVMGDTAPFHNISSWDDSSIPSRLMVPGQNVFLSQSHISLGNIPVQSKCSRLLFLNNVSKNETIAFVWQLRPLDFGEVSVSPMRGKVAPEESVPFVVTLKASVHASFYSVDLVCKVYQHELLKQYNKELQEWKDEKARQEVEFTITDKKVKRRAYCAACEPVRKYKTLPPIKNQQSLNRPASWNLKIPKEETSWPCPQPPSPGMLCLGLTARAHATDYFLANFFSDFPRHFLHRDLPKRKQPREESEPSEEESPDNWTHVSKQKKQLLVDCLTTIIRGLLEDKIFHEAVDQSLVEQIPYFCQFWSVQSARSMAKNSSLHLAPVLSPSSSSFEDSRSKEQEEDKLKPGKKEAEEEKKGEEEEEALEEEEEEEEETEEEEETGKEELEEEELEGNEEKLGWVGVGPTMQPMSQESLKWQWQQQLKVIVKEEQEREEKEAISRLPAFANLQEALLENMIQNILVEASRGEVVLTSRPRVIALPPLSLPRVPTPDPPPVAPLGPQQAEAPHPMAPPPTDYLQTSGPSPSDFLP; this is encoded by the exons ATGCTCTTCCAGGCAGCCCCAAGCCCCCTCAAGAGGACTAGGGGCAGCGGGGACTATACCATGAACTCTGGATCATGCCAAAGTACCAGCACGATAGCCGTTCCTACCATTGTTGGCAGCAGTGTGGCCATGAGTGCCTGCAGCAGCACCGTCAGTGTCCGG CCCACCAGTGACATGGACACTCAGATATGTTTCCCAAAGAAGCAGGACAAAGTGAGGAAGAGGGTCGTCTGGGGCATTGAGGTGGCTGAGGAGCTGGAGTGGAAAGGCTGGGAGCTTGGGAAGGAGACCACCAAGAACCTGGTTCTGAAAAATCTATCCTTGCAAATCCAGAAGATGAAGTACAG GCCCCCCAAGACCAAGTTCTTCTTCACGGTCATCCCTCAGCCCATCTTCCTGAGCCCGGGCATAACCCTCACGCTCCCCATCATCTTCCGGCCTCTGGAGGAG AAGGAGTACATGGACCAGCTGTGGTTTGAGAAAGCAGAGGGGATGTTCTGTGTGGACCTGAGAGCCACCTTGCCTTGCCACAATCTGATCTGCCCACCGTCTCTGCAGTTGCCCATGTGTGCTGTGGGGGACACAGCCGAGGCCTGGTTCTGCCTGGACAatgtggg GGACCTGCCCACTTTCTTCACCTGGGAGGTCCCCAGCCCGTTCCAGATGCTGCCTGCCACGGGGCTGCTGGAGCCAGGCCAGGCCTCCCAGATCAAGGTGACCATTCAGCCCCTTATGGCTATCATCTATGAAGCTGAAGCCACGTGCTGGTATGGGGAGGGCAGCAAGCAGAAGAGCAGCATCCAGCTGCAGGCTGTGG CCAAATGCGCCCAACTACTAGTGAGCATAAAGCAGAAGCGACCAGAAGACCAGGATGTTGAGGGCTTCCAGAAGGTGCTGCATTTTGGCTCCGTTGCTGTGGGCTGCACCGCTGAGAGGCAGATCAAGCTGTATAACCCATCAGTG GTGAGCGCCCCCTTCAGGATCGAAATGGCCCCAGACATGCTGGCCAAAGACCAGGCTTTCTCGTGCCCCACGGCCCATGGCATCGTGCCCCCAGGAGAGAAGAAATGCGTGTCGGTGTTCTTCCACCCTGAGACCTTGGACGTCAGAACTATGGACTACTTGTCCATCATGCCCTCTGGCTGTGCCTCCCAAACCCTGCTCAAAGTCGTTGGTTTCTGTAGAG GTCCTGCCGTGTCCCTGCAGCACTACTGTGTCAACTTCAGCTGGGTCAACCTCAGGGAGCGCTCGGAGCAGTCCCTGTGGATTGAGAACAAGTCAGACTGCACGGCCCACTTCCAGTTTGCCATTGACTGCCAGGAGAGCGTCTTCAGCATCAGACCTACTTTTGGGACCCTGGTGGGCAAGGCCCGCATGACCCTGCACTGTACCTTCCAGCCCGCTCACCCCATCATCTACTTCCGGCGGGTGGCCTGTCTCATCCACCACCAA GACCCGCTGTTCCTGGACCTGATCGGGACCTGCCACTCAGACAGCACCAAGCCGGCCATCCTCAGGCCTCAGCACCTCAGTTGGTATCGCACACACCTGGTACGAGGGCTGACCCTCTACCCTCCTGACATCCTGGGCATCATGCTGAGGGAGAAGAAGCTGGAGCAAGATAGGAACGGGGCCCTCATGATTCCCACTGAG GACCTGGAGGACATGCCAGCCCTGCAGTATCCCTTTATCCCCCCCATGACTGAGTACTTCTTCGACGGCACCAACGACATGGCCATCTTCCCCCCGCCCGTCAGCATAGAGCCTATTGAGGTGGATTTTGGTGCCTGTCCCGGGCCCAAGGACCCCAGCCCTGTCCCCCTGTGCCTGGTGAACCACACCAAAGGCAAGATCACCGTGGTCTGGACGCACAGATCTGACTGCCCCTTCTGGGTGACCCCAAACACCTGTGATGTGCCCCCGCTCAAGTCCACGGCCATGCGCCTGCACTTCCAGCCACCTTACCCCAACACCCTCTACGCCGTGGAGCTAGAAGCCTTCGCTATCTATAAG GtcctacaaagctacaataatatCGAAGAGGACTGCACCGTGTGCCCGTCCTGGTGCCTGACACTCCGGGCTCGAGGCCACAGCTACTGCACCGCCTTGGAGCACCACATCCCCCAGTGTTCCCTGGACGCCCCCAAG CTATTTCCTGCAGTGCCTGCCAGCGAACCCTCCTACCGCAGCCTGCTCCTGATCAACAGAGGTTCCATGTTGCTGACCTTCAACCTGGCCCCCAAAAGCAGCTCAGACATCTTCCTTCGGCCCAGCTCGGGCCTTGTGGCCCCCGGGGCCCACCAGATCTTCCTCATCTGCACCTACCCCAAAGGAAACGCCTGGAAGCAGCATATATTCTACTTGCAGTTCAATTTTTGCCCCCAGTATCTCAAG GAGGTGAGCATGCAGAGCCGAGAGGAGCCACTGCAGCTGAAGCTGGACACCTGCAGAAGCGTCTTCTTCAAGCCCACCTGGGTGGGCTGCTCCTCCACCAGCCTTTTCACCTTCCGCAACCCCTCGCGTCTGCCCCTGGAGTTTGAGTGGAGGGTCTCCCAGCAGCACCGAAAGATGCTGGCCGTCCAGCCCGCCAGGGGGCTCATCCAGCCCAACGAGAGCCTC ACACTGACGTGGACCTTCAGCCCTCTGGAGGAGACCAAGTACCTGTTCCAAGTGGGGATGTGGGTCTGGGAAGCCGGCCTGCCCCCAAACACCAAGCCCCCTGCCACCACCCACTACATGCTCCGGCTGGTGGGCATGGGCATCACCAGCAGCCTCTCT GCCAAGGAAAAGGAGCTGGACTTCGGGAACATGCTGGTGAACAGCAAGCAGTCCAGGCTGCTGGTGCTCCTGAACGAGGGCAGCTGCACCCTCTACTACCGCCTCTTCCTGGAGCAGGGCAGCCCCGAGGTCGTCGGCGACGATCCCCTCG CTTTGCAGCTGGACCGCATGGAGGGGAGCGTGCCACCCCGGTCCCAGGACACCATCTGCCTGACTGCCTGTCCCAAACACCGGTCCCAGTACTCCTGGACCATCAGCtactctcccctctcccacagAG ACAACAAGGTCGgggagaagcaggagctgtgCCGCGTCTTCCTGACGGCCGTGTACCCCTTACTCTCCGTCCTGGACGCCTGCTCCATGGGCAGCGCCGAGGGCATCACCCGGAAGCACCTATGGCGCCTTTTCTCCCTGGACACACTCAACAGTTACTTGGAGCGCGACCCCACGCCCTGGGAGCTCACCTACAAGGTGCCCACCCGGCACAG CACAAACCAGATCCCCCCCGTCTTCACCCCTCTGAAGCTCACCTTCAATTTTGGGGCAGCCCCGATAGAGGCCCCACCCTCTGTGGCGCTCCTGGCCCTGAAGAACAGCGGAGTGGTGCCCCTGGACTG GGCCTTCCTCTTTCCAAGTGACCAGCAAATCGACCTGGAACTGTGGGCAGAGCAAGCAGAGTTTGACGCCACCGAGCTACACCAAATGCGCGTGCAGGACAATTGCATATTCTCCATCAGCCCCAAGGCCGGGAGCCTGAGTCCTGGGCAGGAGCAGATAGTGGAATTCAAATACAG CCACCTGTTCATCGGCACTGATCGTCTCCCAGTGCTCTTCAAGGTGTCCTACGGCCGTGAGATCCTG CTGAATTTCATAGGTGTGACAGTGAAGCTGGAGCAGAAGTACGTGCACTTCACCTCTACTAGCCACCAGTTCACCCCTGTCCCCATCGGCGATACACTGCCCCCAAGGCAG ATTTATGAGCTGTATAACGGTGGTTCCGTGCCCGTGAGATATGAGATCCAGACCAACATCCTGTCGCAGGTTCAGGAGAAAAATTTCAATCACCCCATCTTCTGCTGCCTCAACCCGCAAGGGGAGATCCAGCCAGGAACGACGGCTCGGGTCTTGTGGATCTTCTCGCCCATTGAGGCCAAGACCTACTCC GTGGATGTGCCCATACACATCCTGGGATGGAATTCAGCCATCATCTGCTTCCAGGGAGTGGGCTATGACCCCCATGTCATGGGGGACACAGCCCCATTCCACAACATCTCCTCGTGGGACGACAGCTCCATACCCTCTAGGCTGATGGTTCCTGGACAG AATGTCTTCCTGTCCCAGTCTCATATCTCCCTGGGAAACATTCCTGTGCAGAGCAAGTGCAGCCGCCTGCTATTCCTCAACAATGTCTCTAAGAATGAGACCATTGCCTTCGTCTGGCAGCTGAGGCCTCTAGATTTTGGGGAG GTGTCTGTGAGTCCTATGAGAGGGAAGGTGGCTCCTGAAGAGTCAGTCCCATTTGTGGTGACCTTAAAGGCCTCAGTGCATGCCAGCTTCTACAGCGTGGACCTGGTATGCAAG GTGTACCAGCATGAACTCCTGAAGCAGTACAATAAGGAGCTGCAGGAGTGGAAGGATGAGAAGGCGCGACAGGAAGTGGAGTTCACCATCACAGATAAGAAAGTGAAG AGAAGGGCCTATTGTGCAGCCTGTGAACCTGTGAGGAAGTACAAG ACGCTGCCCCCCATCAAGAACCAGCAGTCTCTCAACCGGCCTGCCAGCTGGAACCTTAAGATCCCAAAGGAGGAGACATCCTGGCCATGCCCCCAGCCACCCTCACcaggcatgctctgcttgggcctCACTGCTCGCGCCCATGCCACCGACTACTTCCTGGCCAACTTCTTCTCTGACTTTCCCCGTCACTTCTTGCACCG GGATCTGCCAAAGAGGAAGCAACCCAGGGAAGAGTCAGAACCCTCTGAGGAAGAATCTCCTGACAATTGGACCCATGTCTCCAAGCAGAAGAAGCAGCTCCTGGTTGACTGTCTCACCACCATCATCAG GGGCCTGCTGGAGGACAAGATCTTCCACGAGGCTGTGGACCAAAGCCTGGTGGAGCAGATACCTTACTTCTGCCAGTTCTGGAGTGTGCAGTCAGCCAGGTCCATGGCCAAGAACAGCAGCCTGCACTTAGCGCCAGTCCTGTCTCCGTCCTCCAGTAGCTTTGAGGACAGCAGGAgcaaggagcaggaggaggacaagctgaagccagggaagaaggaagcggaggaagaaaagaagggtgaagaggaagaagaggcgctggaggaggaagaggaggaagaggaggagacggaagaagaggaggagacgggcaaggaggagctggaggaggaggagctggaggggaaCGAAGAGAAGTTGGGCTGGGTAGGGGTTGGGCCCACGATGCAGCCCATGTCCCAGGAATCCCTGAaatggcagtggcagcagcagctgaaGGTCATAGTGAAGGAGGAGCAAGAGCGGGAGGAGAAGGAGGCCATCAGCCG GCTCCCAGCTTTCGCCAACCTGCAGGAGGCGCTGCTGGAGAACATGATCCAGAACATCCTGGTGGAGGCGAGCCGCGGGGAGGTGGTGCTCACCTCTCGGCCACGCGTCATCGCCCTGCCGCCGCTGAGCTTGCCCAG GGTTCCGACTCCCGACCCGCCGCCGGTGGCGCCCCTGGGGCCGCAGCAAGCGGAGGCGCCCCACCCGATGGCGCCGCCCCCTACCGACTATTTGCAGACCTCAGGGCCCAGCCCCTCCGACTTCCTGCCCTAG